The following coding sequences lie in one Cercospora beticola chromosome 9, complete sequence genomic window:
- a CDS encoding uncharacterized protein (antiSMASH:Cluster_2), with protein MVRHQKSETAKNVLQETHSLKSIVDPYTLNVHEILSHREAQLVVHLRFYEAGGKEESLEKASTFPSSVFTPLDFCMIEMKHLSSFSLEKEFRDVLETAGGRGRSISEDLQAADQETRLTRVGIGTDSGAETDFLFCERSPFFFS; from the exons ATGGTTCGTCACCAAAAGTCGGAAACCGCGAAGAACGTACTGCAGGAGACCCATTCTCTCAAAAGCATCGTAGATCCATACACTCTCAATGTGCATGAGATCTTGAGCCATCGAGAGGCCCAACTCGTTGTTCACCTCCGGTTTTATGAGGCCGGAGGGAAGGAAGAGAgtttggagaaggcgagcaCATTCCCCTCGAGTGTCTTCACTCCTCTTGATTTTTGCATGATCGAGATGAA GCACCtcagctccttctccctcgaGAAAGAATTTCGCGACGTACTGGAGACGGCAGGAGGGAGAGGTCGCAGTATCTCTGAAGATCTTCAAGCGGCAGATCAGGAGACGAGGTTGACGCGTGTTGGCATCGGGACCGACTCTGGCGCGGAGACggacttcctcttctgcgagAGGAgtcctttcttcttctcctga
- a CDS encoding uncharacterized protein (antiSMASH:Cluster_2), producing the protein MKQTSTAALLSTLSTLALASPQGFGGRGANGEDGYGAWGQWASENSVTGYPTNSAEWASWASSKGLPTETSAWSSWASAHAGYGGGGKWGGGAGPWPTSAYSDFASWTSTASLTAAPTDTAEWDSITSAHPLPSDLSSAGDWWKSNGFVGGQAWPDAWTTNDGGEGFWNGPVGWHGPGNAGGYGPFGPGRGSGGWGNGPWASSGSWTKGPWTQWWGTDACPASTWSGWTDGPWGSSAPWTTWSGCTAETTATATTTVTTTDSAGSSITSLSTSFGIRVAEATGVAVTTDSDGNTVTPTNTDSGAMPTGLGLMGSAAGVVGVAAAAILL; encoded by the exons ATGAAACAAACAAGCACCGCCGCTCTCCTCTCCACTCTCTCCACCCTCGCCCTCGCTTCTCCCCAAGGCTTCGGCGGCCGCGGCGCAAACGGCGAAGACGGCTATGGTGCATGGGGTCAATGGGCCAGCGAAAACAGCGTCACAGGTTACCCCACCAACAGCGCCGAATGGGCTAGCTGGGCCAGTTCCAAAGGTCTCCCGACCGAGACATCTGCCTGGTCCTCTTGGGCTTCCGCTCACGCTGGCtacggcggaggaggcaaaTGGGGTGGAGGCGCAGGGCCTTGGCCAACTTCCGCTTACTCGGATTTCGCGTCTTGGACTTCCACTGCGAGTTTGACTGCTGCCCCCACGGACACCGCTGAGTGGGATAGTATTACTTCTGCGCATCCTCTTCCGAGCGATCTTTCGAGTGCGGGCGATTGGTGGAAGAGTAATGGTTTTGTGGGAGGTCAAGCTTGGCCTGATGCGTGGACTACCAATGATGGAGGTGAAGGGTTCTGGAATGGTCCTGTAGGCTGGCACGGGCCTGGTAACGCTGGGGGCTATGGACCTTTTGGACCAGGTCGCGGGAGTGGTGGTTGGGGAAACGGGCCTTGGGCTTCGAGTGGGTCGTGGACGAAAGGTCCTTGGACGCAGTGGTGGGGAACTGATGCTTGTCCCGCGAGTACTTGGTCTG GCTGGACCGACGGCCCTTGGGGCTCCTCCGCACCTTGGACAACCTGGTCAGGCTGCACAGCCGAAACGACCGCCACAGCAACCACAACTGTCACCACAACCGACAGCGCAGGAAGCAGCATCACTTCCCTCAGCACATCTTTCGGCATCCGTGTCGCTGAAGCCACCGGCGTTGCTGTCACGACCGACTCTGATGGCAACACTGTCACCCCGACAAACACCGACTCTGGCGCTATGCCCACTGGTCTCGGACTCATGGGCTCTGCGGCTGGTGTCGTTggtgtcgctgctgctgctatctTGTTGTAA
- a CDS encoding uncharacterized protein (antiSMASH:Cluster_2) produces the protein MATSHPYRQDDPAEHSNASFWREYDAARPANQTIRGELADRKRALRSIDEVQGEFEGDDYWALGADPNISGAEALARMRREGAERSECDPDPVEVVRMHGRRYFGDEDLDDSDADSDSSAECDELCDESDDEREAAEHSIPVARMGPATYMAHTMYGNWRITSLVAAFERLQEADDLEDVADESQELIDTTIHVAQHARLPTDGFDAIFQVAQRDILAREEARREEEILSYQRERLERLDKILDERADLEANLAMNQELIKRETRDFKEGQAIWKRDDPEGYVNFERFKTATHTSVASQYEGSSVNSAIVLEWAILCWGIGVFKYPDFLVDSIRRLARLHYSRVLLTYDIHGSKWEEHTWNLIEAEAGTYPSWKDTPQGRALAKWESSADGQVNEMHRQSFSRYGYEPQPAVGGEVLQPKGYAKFVEPTDVPFLRRLEIIRAGFDIRVVRHAQSLRDPERVRKLANPQYEGRTVDSHRNAGFGIFAWIAGAVKHLAEDPHERTSEEKEVRRQLCTDMINFSTTLNREKCVRKLMRLAIASVLVPYSAFAGYHGSTIAIPPNSRPKRITQLEQQARTRRAQIILVRTGQHNNGAWVPRPLLLRVEERVSAPTLTSPCSPTDGWETDDEADPTPPSSPSPVR, from the coding sequence ATGGCCACATCACACCCATACAGACAGGACGACCCGGCCGAGCACTCCAATGCAAGCTTCTGGCGCGAATACGATGCGGCAAGACCAGCGAACCAGACCATCCGCGGAGAGCTTGCCGATCGTAAACGAGCCCTGAGATCCATCGACGAGGTACAGGGCGAATTCGAAGGCGATGACTACTGGGCACTCGGCGCGGATCCGAACATAAGTGGTGCAGAAGCGCTCGCACGTATGAGACGTGAAGGCGCTGAGCGGAGTGAGTGCGACCCCGACCCCGTTGAGGTTGTTCGCATGCACGGCCGACGATATTTCGGCGACGAGGATCTTGATGATAGTGATGCTGACTCTGATTCCAGCGCGGAATGCGATGAGCTGTGCGATGAAAGCGACGACGAGAGAGAAGCGGCAGAACATTCAATCCCTGTTGCACGAATGGGTCCGGCAACGTACATGGCACACACCATGTATGGTAACTGGCGCATCACAAGCCTCGTCGCGGCCTTTGAGAGACTGCAAGAAGCCGACGACCTAGAAGACGTCGCGGACGAGTCTCAAGAGCTTATTGACACTACGATCCACGTAGCACAGCACGCACGTCTTCCGACTGATGGTTTCGACGCGATTTTCCAGGTCGCTCAACGAGACATCCTGGCACGAGAGGAGGCCAGAcgtgaagaagaaatcttgaGTTACCAAAGAGAACGCCTGGAGCGGCTGGACAAGATTCTCGATGAGCGGGCAGATCTCGAAGCGAACCTTGCCATGAACCAAGAGCTCATCAAGCGCGAAACAAGGGACTTCAAAGAGGGACAGGCGATCTGGAAGAGAGATGACCCCGAAGGCTACGTGAACTTCGAAAGGTTCAAGACCGCCACTCACACCAGCGTTGCATCGCAGTACGAAGGCTCAAGCGTCAACTCCGCAATTGTTCTCGAGTGGGCGATCCTCTGCTGGGGTATTGGCGTCTTCAAGTATCCCGATTTCCTCGTCGACAGCATCCGCCGTCTCGCTCGGCTGCATTACTCTCGAGTACTGCTCACGTACGACATCCATGGCAGCAAATGGGAGGAACACACTTGGAACCTCATCGAGGCAGAGGCTGGTACCTATCCTTCATGGAAAGACACGCCGCAAGGTCGTGCTCTCGCCAAATGGGAATCCAGTGCTGATGGCCAGGTTAACGAAATGCACCGGCAGAGCTTTAGCCGCTACGGGTATGAGCCACAGCCTGCTGTGGGAGGCGAAGTCCTACAACCCAAGGGCTACGCCAAGTTCGTTGAGCCGACAGATGTCCCTTTTCTCCGCCGACTGGAGATCATCCGCGCGGGCTTCGATATTCGCGTCGTACGACACGCACAATCCTTGCGAGATCCTGAGCGAGTGCGCAAACTCGCCAATCCTCAATACGAAGGTCGGACTGTAGACAGCCACAGAAATGCTGGCTTCGGTATCTTCGCATGGATTGCAGGAGCGGTCAAGCACCTCGCCGAGGACCCGCACGAGCGAACCAGCGAGGAGAAAGAAGTCCGTCGACAACTGTGCACGGATATGATCAACTTCAGCACGACTCTGAACCGGGAGAAGTGTGTCCGCAAGCTGATGAGATTAGCCATCGCAAGCGTCTTGGTGCCTTACAGCGCCTTTGCCGGCTATCACGGTTCCACAATTGCCATTCCACCAAATTCTCGACCAAAGAGAATTACACAGCTGGAACAACAGGCCCGTACTCGACGGGCTCAGATCATCCTGGTCCGAACCGGCCAACACAATAACGGTGCTTGGGTGCCCCGACCTCTTCTACTCAGAGTGGAGGAGCGAGTGTCTGCTCCGACGCTGACTTCGCCTTGTTCGCCGACGGATGGCTGGGAGACCGATGACGAGGCGGATCCCACTCCGCCGTCTTCGCCTTCACCTGTACGATAG
- a CDS encoding uncharacterized protein (antiSMASH:Cluster_2) has product MKLFACNPPQWVPMHICRGQFYDMCAAHKKVGLFGKGGCQTWRIQYATDAKFPASIDDVDFGLGDADEEKGKGKGFTETASDAAEQNQEWMSQKDWKFPQ; this is encoded by the exons ATGAAACTCTTCGCCTGCAACCCACCCCAATGGGTCCCCATGCACATCTGCCGAGGACAGTTCTATGATATGTGTGCTGCGCATAAGAAAGTGGGATTGTTTGGAAAGGGAGGATGTCAGACTTGG CGAATCCAATACGCCACCGACGCGAAATTCCCCGCTTCTATTGACGATGTTGACTTTGGGTTAGGAGATGCGGATGAGGAGAAAGGCAAAGGGAAAGGGTTTACGGAGACGGCGAGTGATGCGGCGGAGCAGAATCAGGAGTGGATGAGTCAGAAGGATTGGAAGTTCCCACAGTGA